One Sulfurihydrogenibium subterraneum DSM 15120 DNA segment encodes these proteins:
- a CDS encoding RAMP superfamily CRISPR-associated protein has translation MVKTLEVYAMATDPIYIGTGGYNIGRVDNTIVRDPITNIPKIPGSSLAGTWRYYVVLEALKDLKGKQPSFDKIKNQSGNTIAEKLKNYNWNNSQPNGWKGFVGNQILKISCAGQDDAPQLERDDENNTGHCGHCIVCKGFGFSKKDISWQGMIFFSDLNILFFPVFTMKGTKWITTASILKEIKINESLPEENKIKTKNGNEGHLNLGWLYLEVSGSHNINDSQISNFSIKSEDIIIVSESLFSHIVNSNLEVRTSVSIDPITGAAKEGALFTSEAIPRGTIFYGSIRIFNKEFGELDSKIEPLPTADDLEQALKDSAHYYESLGIGGMTTRGFGRLKIQLINGNSQTGGSQDEQPNQ, from the coding sequence ATGGTAAAAACATTAGAAGTTTATGCTATGGCTACAGACCCTATCTATATAGGAACAGGTGGATATAACATAGGGAGAGTGGATAACACAATAGTTAGAGACCCTATTACAAATATTCCTAAGATTCCTGGTAGCAGTTTAGCTGGAACCTGGAGGTATTATGTAGTTTTAGAAGCATTAAAAGATTTAAAAGGCAAACAACCATCTTTTGACAAAATTAAAAATCAAAGTGGCAATACAATAGCAGAAAAATTAAAAAATTATAATTGGAATAATTCTCAACCTAACGGCTGGAAAGGTTTTGTAGGAAATCAAATTTTAAAGATTAGTTGTGCGGGACAAGACGACGCTCCTCAATTAGAGAGAGATGATGAGAATAATACAGGACATTGTGGACATTGTATAGTTTGTAAAGGATTTGGTTTTTCTAAAAAGGACATAAGCTGGCAAGGGATGATTTTTTTCAGTGATTTAAACATCCTCTTCTTTCCTGTCTTTACTATGAAAGGAACAAAATGGATAACAACAGCTTCTATCTTAAAAGAAATAAAAATAAATGAAAGTCTTCCTGAAGAAAATAAAATTAAAACTAAAAATGGAAATGAAGGACATTTAAACTTAGGTTGGCTTTACTTGGAAGTTAGTGGTAGTCATAATATCAATGATTCTCAAATTAGTAATTTTTCAATTAAATCTGAAGACATTATTATCGTTTCAGAAAGTCTTTTTTCTCACATTGTAAACTCAAATCTTGAAGTTAGAACTTCTGTTTCCATTGACCCAATAACGGGAGCTGCAAAAGAAGGAGCTCTATTTACAAGCGAAGCTATTCCAAGAGGGACTATTTTTTACGGAAGTATTAGAATTTTTAATAAAGAATTTGGAGAATTAGATAGTAAAATAGAACCTTTACCTACTGCTGATGATTTGGAACAAGCTCTAAAAGATAGTGCTCATTACTATGAAAGTTTAGGTATTGGTGGAATGACTACCAGAGGTTTTGGAAGGTTAAAAATTCAACTAATCAATGGCAATTCTCAAACAGGAGGTAGCCAAGATGAGCAACCAAACCAATAA
- a CDS encoding CRISPR-associated protein Csx11: protein MSGLDRIKNNKDEILKAEIGALLFNLGKTHIGFWKEKDKIPHFSVDENCFKSTFGFKVFNSYEDYHENQTEINKTPFEHEIEKYHLDNFIKNTKVIFPFIVRKDENNKDTKEVNWVEFFKGNASKKEFIKKIFFRGCENINSGIDKGAPNIQLKPPLWLSNAFGSFKKQIEEKDFDIRRQTFFQNFYDFLSKNTYLNNPDWAKIRNFIISEIKIWYSNLLSDSRFPINDVSLWDQAYMTASMFKAVLSQLVMETSLQNINTHNYFINPSSIKWRILGIQYDKLGLAEKGFKLASIEWYRERAKEIDNEIKELLEVEYPIGNEIYRDETGIYFIVGENIGQDGSNDLASLKPDLNDIEKRIVEIFNRKLEGEVYPAIVLTKASRGLMNLGYLLEEAKKNFLKLKINDDITKDITKTLMQNINNTSNAIGICPLCKIRLIYEEDKSIKSSQTVCDVCSERVYNTQVKNWIQNLDSETIWVGEIKDKNDRIALVSLKFELKDWLNGNMLNSLLINQANWSLVLSDLANDLQNQNNRQKKLENTVIKDYVDKSLRNRITLEDFIKSILLERTIGNEWEKFIISNLSNKNLIDFGNRTIDWQNLTDKDIEFLATLLLQFLLRKNPSPARLRRIWETTQEFFENIKKQVLDENRLDIPEWRRKRLAFQADLQKLDKSRELIDEKGLLYWAEKNENKIYLISSIEDFLDAYNLDSYNNKKLLKELKNSKTNSEKTEEINSQLNQIVESLKNNTNPININFYTYNEKENKKDESLEEINIKSIEIVSYKPYASITDPTPAGWQVIIPAEYVPKFIDLVIQEYNKEFKYVYGKLPIHIGIIIQDYKKPLYIGLSALRKIRRDVKNIDKLYQKIDKFCLKYHTKVSNYSKPEEFCNSTQKYYSLYWENQQNIDYNFYIKPDENWKKWISDVDKFINDKNIQAIPNTFDFEFLDTNTRRNDIFYLEKENYKRAFQLKSNRPYEIEEYWDKFKKFKEIFQDKTNTAKLHKLITIFYDKVQHYDKDINPLLASAIINILELGKNKNLQKDIRFIFDLEENKDIHTELVGKLSIEKIKLFLDMFEFWSKALKEV, encoded by the coding sequence ATGTCAGGATTAGATAGGATAAAAAATAATAAAGATGAAATTTTAAAAGCGGAAATTGGAGCTTTACTCTTTAATTTAGGTAAAACACATATAGGTTTTTGGAAAGAAAAAGACAAAATTCCTCATTTTTCTGTTGATGAGAATTGTTTTAAAAGCACTTTTGGATTTAAAGTCTTTAATAGTTATGAAGATTATCATGAAAATCAAACAGAAATTAATAAAACTCCCTTTGAACATGAGATAGAAAAATATCATTTAGATAATTTCATAAAAAACACAAAAGTCATTTTTCCTTTTATTGTTAGAAAAGATGAAAATAATAAGGATACAAAAGAAGTTAATTGGGTTGAGTTTTTTAAAGGTAATGCTTCAAAAAAGGAATTTATCAAAAAAATTTTTTTCAGAGGTTGTGAAAATATAAACTCTGGTATAGATAAAGGAGCTCCAAATATACAATTAAAACCGCCATTGTGGTTATCAAATGCATTTGGAAGTTTTAAAAAGCAGATTGAAGAAAAGGATTTTGACATAAGAAGACAAACTTTTTTTCAGAATTTCTATGATTTTCTATCAAAGAACACCTACTTAAATAATCCTGATTGGGCAAAAATAAGGAATTTTATTATAAGTGAAATTAAAATATGGTATTCTAATCTACTTAGCGACAGTAGATTTCCCATAAATGATGTAAGTCTTTGGGATCAAGCTTATATGACTGCTTCTATGTTTAAGGCAGTGTTATCTCAGTTAGTGATGGAAACAAGTTTACAGAATATAAATACTCATAATTATTTTATAAATCCTTCTTCCATAAAATGGAGAATATTAGGAATTCAATACGATAAATTAGGCTTGGCAGAGAAAGGTTTTAAACTTGCTTCTATTGAATGGTATAGAGAAAGAGCCAAAGAAATAGATAATGAGATAAAAGAGCTTTTAGAGGTCGAATATCCGATAGGAAATGAAATTTATAGAGATGAGACTGGGATTTATTTTATTGTTGGAGAAAATATAGGGCAAGATGGAAGTAATGATTTAGCTTCTTTGAAACCAGATTTGAATGATATTGAGAAAAGGATAGTAGAAATTTTTAATAGAAAGTTAGAAGGTGAGGTTTATCCTGCTATAGTTTTAACAAAAGCTTCAAGAGGTTTAATGAACTTAGGCTATCTACTTGAAGAGGCTAAGAAGAACTTTTTAAAATTAAAGATTAATGACGATATAACTAAAGATATAACTAAAACATTAATGCAAAATATAAATAATACTTCAAATGCCATTGGTATCTGTCCTCTATGTAAAATTCGTTTGATTTATGAAGAAGATAAGAGTATTAAAAGCTCTCAAACTGTTTGCGATGTTTGTAGTGAAAGAGTATATAACACTCAAGTGAAAAATTGGATACAGAATTTAGACTCTGAAACAATATGGGTTGGTGAAATAAAAGACAAAAACGATAGAATAGCTCTGGTATCGTTAAAGTTTGAGCTTAAGGATTGGCTAAATGGAAATATGCTGAATAGTTTGCTGATTAATCAAGCTAACTGGAGTTTAGTTTTATCTGACTTGGCTAATGACTTACAAAATCAAAACAATAGACAAAAAAAACTGGAAAATACAGTTATCAAAGATTATGTAGATAAAAGTTTAAGAAATAGAATAACTTTAGAAGATTTTATTAAAAGTATTCTTTTGGAAAGAACAATCGGTAATGAATGGGAAAAGTTTATTATAAGCAACTTATCAAATAAAAACCTTATAGATTTTGGAAATAGAACTATTGATTGGCAAAATCTAACAGATAAAGATATAGAATTTTTAGCTACCTTATTGCTCCAATTTTTACTTAGAAAAAATCCATCTCCTGCAAGATTAAGAAGAATTTGGGAAACTACACAGGAGTTTTTTGAAAATATAAAAAAACAAGTGTTAGATGAAAACAGGTTAGACATTCCTGAGTGGAGAAGAAAAAGATTAGCTTTCCAAGCAGATTTACAAAAGCTTGATAAAAGCAGAGAGCTAATTGATGAAAAAGGTTTATTATATTGGGCAGAAAAAAATGAAAATAAAATATATCTCATAAGCTCTATAGAAGACTTTTTAGATGCTTACAACTTAGATTCTTACAATAACAAGAAATTACTTAAAGAACTTAAAAATAGTAAAACAAACTCAGAAAAAACAGAAGAAATTAACTCACAACTCAATCAAATCGTAGAAAGTTTAAAAAATAACACCAATCCTATAAATATCAATTTTTATACTTACAACGAAAAAGAAAACAAAAAAGACGAGTCACTGGAAGAAATCAACATAAAAAGTATAGAAATCGTTTCTTACAAGCCATATGCCTCAATCACAGACCCAACTCCTGCTGGTTGGCAAGTAATTATCCCTGCTGAATATGTCCCAAAATTTATAGATTTAGTGATACAAGAGTATAACAAAGAATTTAAATATGTATACGGAAAACTTCCTATCCACATAGGCATAATTATCCAAGACTACAAAAAACCTTTATACATTGGATTAAGTGCATTACGAAAAATAAGAAGAGACGTCAAAAATATAGATAAACTTTATCAAAAAATTGATAAATTCTGTTTAAAATACCATACAAAAGTATCAAATTATTCAAAGCCAGAAGAGTTTTGTAATTCTACTCAAAAATATTACTCTCTGTATTGGGAAAATCAGCAAAATATAGATTACAATTTTTACATAAAACCAGACGAAAATTGGAAAAAGTGGATTTCAGATGTAGACAAATTTATAAATGACAAGAATATACAAGCAATACCAAATACTTTTGATTTTGAGTTTTTAGACACAAATACAAGAAGAAATGATATTTTTTATCTTGAGAAGGAAAACTATAAAAGAGCTTTCCAACTTAAATCAAACAGACCTTACGAAATAGAAGAATATTGGGATAAGTTTAAAAAATTTAAAGAGATTTTCCAAGACAAAACAAACACGGCAAAATTACACAAATTGATTACTATCTTTTATGATAAAGTCCAACATTATGATAAAGATATAAATCCCTTACTTGCCTCAGCAATTATTAACATTTTAGAACTTGGTAAAAACAAAAATTTACAAAAAGATATCAGATTTATTTTTGACTTAGAAGAAAATAAAGACATTCACACAGAACTTGTAGGTAAGCTAAGTATAGAAAAAATAAAATTATTTTTAGATATGTTTGAATTTTGGTCTAAAGCTCTAAAGGAGGTATAA
- a CDS encoding RAMP superfamily CRISPR-associated protein encodes MAKFEALLEINPKNVQSLAEYIAYCKYYFKPKSEDKIKNYSDFYSLKNDFPFIRQDIRKNSTYKSNETLKDFPLNWLKNEIIGKEKKYVEFDNKDIQIIQKISGIYEESQLNNLQEYVNKLPKYSFAIWFKFQLEAPYFSKDDDEFYIIQNPILKETNFKVPMVRGSGWKGALASAFRELFREDFQNNKEKIESFLRVFGAGSESIKTIESYVFGKSGDLNKAKDSLLKFMLFELGLKIDSNLIKEVKGKNNKEELFQILRDKLSAKTSDSKLPSEFQTHKGRAIFYPTYFDRLSLEIINPHDRRKRAGTNPIHYEVVPKGTEGIFQLIYIPFDGVLKPDEELKAEAEKDLNNLSVAVAILSKQGIGAKIKLGWGKFKIENKKVFLNEELDIPEEWKKCQD; translated from the coding sequence ATGGCTAAATTTGAAGCACTGTTAGAAATAAATCCAAAAAATGTTCAGAGTTTAGCAGAGTATATAGCTTATTGTAAGTATTATTTCAAACCAAAAAGTGAAGATAAAATAAAAAATTATAGCGACTTTTACTCATTGAAGAATGATTTTCCTTTTATCAGGCAAGATATTAGAAAAAATTCGACATATAAATCAAACGAAACTCTAAAAGATTTTCCCTTAAACTGGCTAAAAAATGAGATTATAGGTAAAGAAAAGAAATATGTAGAATTTGATAATAAAGACATTCAAATCATTCAAAAAATCTCTGGAATTTACGAAGAATCTCAGCTAAACAATCTTCAAGAGTATGTTAATAAACTTCCTAAATACTCCTTTGCTATTTGGTTTAAATTTCAGTTAGAAGCTCCTTATTTCTCCAAAGATGACGATGAATTTTACATTATCCAAAATCCCATTTTAAAAGAAACAAACTTTAAAGTTCCAATGGTTAGAGGCTCGGGGTGGAAGGGAGCTTTAGCAAGTGCCTTTAGAGAGTTGTTTAGAGAAGATTTTCAAAATAATAAAGAAAAAATAGAGAGCTTCTTAAGAGTATTTGGAGCTGGGTCGGAAAGTATTAAAACTATTGAGAGTTATGTATTTGGCAAATCAGGAGACCTAAATAAAGCCAAAGATAGTTTATTAAAATTTATGCTATTTGAACTCGGACTTAAGATAGATAGTAATTTAATAAAAGAAGTTAAAGGAAAGAACAATAAAGAAGAGCTTTTTCAAATACTTAGAGATAAATTATCTGCAAAAACAAGCGATAGTAAATTACCCTCCGAATTCCAAACCCACAAAGGAAGAGCTATTTTCTATCCAACTTACTTTGATAGGCTTTCACTTGAAATAATAAACCCTCACGACAGAAGAAAAAGAGCTGGAACCAACCCTATACATTACGAGGTTGTCCCAAAGGGAACTGAAGGAATTTTCCAGCTGATTTACATTCCTTTTGATGGAGTCTTAAAACCTGATGAAGAGCTAAAAGCTGAAGCTGAAAAAGATTTAAACAATCTATCTGTAGCTGTTGCAATTTTGTCCAAACAAGGAATAGGAGCTAAAATTAAACTCGGTTGGGGAAAGTTTAAGATAGAAAACAAAAAAGTTTTCTTAAACGAAGAATTAGACATTCCTGAGGAGTGGAAAAAATGTCAGGATTAG
- a CDS encoding RAMP superfamily CRISPR-associated protein yields MAKKQVEITFKTITPLWTGDAWGDNKEIKPSSLIGSLRFWFEVICYFSGLCEIKRDKNGVISFKEGRFEKEVNRKDFQDCLLREGSDFQAKIKCLLEQEIPLPSIIFGTTNWKSLIEIENIENIKEFDNYRFPTGKIDFPELEHNNRIPVWYFEKGFYGDFTVIFNVEEEIIEPIFFPLLTFMDKYGFWGGKWNIGYGRLEIKRIEENEEEIEGWRREELNFSIFHKYKKINFTEFIEFENEFENLTKKENKIRVLHPIGSNSDFKEIIKILIQQKSQERASFRENDEERHKIFGKTGNPKQMPYVPQGSKILPYIYKEGKEFKGGFLSIVGLLNLD; encoded by the coding sequence ATGGCAAAAAAACAAGTTGAAATAACTTTTAAAACCATTACTCCTCTCTGGACTGGAGATGCGTGGGGAGATAACAAGGAGATAAAACCATCTTCATTGATAGGGAGCTTAAGATTTTGGTTTGAAGTAATTTGCTACTTTTCAGGATTATGTGAAATTAAAAGAGATAAAAATGGGGTCATTTCTTTTAAAGAAGGAAGGTTTGAAAAAGAAGTTAATAGAAAAGATTTTCAAGATTGTCTTCTAAGAGAAGGAAGCGATTTTCAAGCAAAAATAAAATGTTTATTGGAACAAGAAATTCCATTACCTTCCATTATTTTCGGAACTACAAACTGGAAAAGTCTGATAGAAATTGAAAATATTGAAAATATAAAGGAATTTGATAATTATAGATTTCCTACTGGAAAAATAGATTTTCCTGAATTAGAACATAACAATAGAATCCCAGTTTGGTATTTCGAAAAAGGTTTTTACGGAGACTTTACTGTAATTTTTAATGTGGAAGAAGAAATTATAGAGCCAATCTTTTTCCCACTCTTAACCTTTATGGATAAATATGGATTTTGGGGAGGTAAATGGAACATTGGATATGGGAGATTGGAAATAAAAAGGATAGAGGAAAATGAAGAAGAAATAGAGGGTTGGAGAAGAGAAGAGCTTAATTTTTCAATATTTCACAAGTATAAAAAAATAAATTTTACAGAATTTATTGAATTTGAAAATGAATTTGAAAATCTAACAAAAAAAGAAAATAAAATAAGAGTTCTACACCCTATAGGCTCAAATAGTGATTTTAAAGAAATTATAAAAATTCTTATTCAACAAAAATCCCAAGAAAGAGCTAGTTTTAGAGAAAACGATGAAGAAAGACATAAAATTTTTGGTAAAACGGGTAATCCAAAACAAATGCCTTATGTCCCTCAAGGCTCAAAAATCCTTCCTTATATTTACAAAGAGGGGAAAGAATTTAAAGGTGGATTTTTATCTATTGTGGGGTTATTAAATTTAGATTAG
- the cas6 gene encoding CRISPR-associated endoribonuclease Cas6 encodes MRIKIQLISDRDYITLPIHHNHIVQSMLYNNLPKEIAKFLHDIGFFYHKRQFKLFTFSKIQSQHYTLIKENNKTKSIKYKTPISIYISSAIGDFTKNWGETFLKNEEVMLDKNTLYLESIEVLPNHDLKEEFTIKTLSPITAYKTFENSKKYYRYYSPSEQEFKQLLKENLRKKYQIITNKEIGDFPFEIEPITTKKVLLKYKDFPIEAYEGTFKIKTNPELFKVVFDAGLGAKNSQGFGMIEVLNNGKKTS; translated from the coding sequence GTGAGGATCAAGATACAGCTGATTTCAGATAGAGATTACATCACTCTTCCGATACATCACAATCATATAGTTCAAAGTATGCTTTATAATAATCTCCCAAAAGAAATAGCTAAATTCCTTCACGATATAGGATTTTTTTATCATAAAAGACAGTTTAAACTTTTTACATTTTCAAAAATACAATCTCAACATTACACTCTCATAAAAGAAAACAATAAAACAAAAAGCATAAAATACAAAACTCCAATCTCTATATACATATCTTCAGCTATAGGCGATTTTACAAAAAACTGGGGAGAAACTTTTTTAAAAAATGAAGAAGTTATGTTAGATAAAAATACACTTTACCTTGAAAGTATAGAAGTCCTTCCAAACCATGATTTAAAAGAAGAATTCACAATAAAAACCCTATCTCCAATAACAGCCTACAAAACATTTGAAAACAGTAAAAAATACTACAGATACTATTCTCCATCTGAACAAGAATTTAAACAGCTGTTAAAAGAAAATCTAAGAAAAAAATACCAGATAATAACTAACAAAGAAATTGGAGATTTTCCTTTTGAAATAGAACCTATAACCACAAAAAAAGTATTATTAAAATACAAAGATTTTCCAATAGAAGCATACGAAGGAACATTCAAAATAAAAACCAACCCAGAACTTTTTAAAGTTGTTTTTGATGCTGGATTAGGTGCAAAAAATTCACAAGGTTTTGGAATGATAGAGGTGTTAAACAATGGCAAAAAAACAAGTTGA
- the cas2 gene encoding CRISPR-associated endonuclease Cas2: MFIILVYDANEKRVSKFHKICKKYLTHVQNSVFEGEITEANYRILIDELKSIMNKDEDSVLVYKFRTKKYYERDEFGISKPSSEDIFF, from the coding sequence ATGTTTATCATTTTAGTTTACGATGCTAATGAAAAGAGAGTTAGTAAGTTCCATAAAATTTGTAAAAAATATCTGACTCACGTTCAAAACAGTGTATTTGAAGGGGAGATAACAGAGGCAAATTACAGAATACTTATAGATGAGTTAAAGTCCATTATGAATAAAGATGAAGACTCTGTATTGGTTTATAAATTTAGAACTAAAAAATATTACGAAAGAGATGAATTTGGTATTAGCAAGCCTTCATCAGAAGATATTTTCTTTTAA
- the cas1b gene encoding type I-B CRISPR-associated endonuclease Cas1b: MKKAVYLFNNGVLRRKDNTIYFERENDKRIIPVNTISEIHIFGEVDLNKRVLEFFTKNSIPLFFYNYHGYYVGAYYPREYLNSGLLTLKQAEFYLKIKERLFLAKSFVKGAVENILKNLKYYQKSKDDIKDYVKFIEEKKNEIDLKQDIPSLMALEGEIRKSYYESFNIILNSESFYFDKRTKRPPNNPLNALISFGNSLLYTTVLSQIYRTHLDPRIGYLHETNQRSFTLNLDISEIFKPIIVDRVIFSLVNKGKIKIEHFEEDVEFSYLNEKGKQIFIKDFEEKLFTTIKYKNLGNVSYRRLIRLECYKLYKHFLDEEIYKPFIAEW, encoded by the coding sequence ATGAAGAAAGCTGTATATCTGTTTAATAATGGTGTTTTACGAAGAAAAGATAATACAATTTATTTTGAAAGAGAAAATGATAAAAGAATAATTCCAGTGAATACCATTTCTGAAATACATATATTTGGAGAGGTTGATTTAAACAAAAGAGTTTTAGAATTTTTTACAAAAAACAGCATACCACTTTTCTTTTATAATTATCACGGATACTATGTGGGAGCTTATTATCCAAGGGAATATTTGAATTCTGGTTTGTTAACACTTAAACAGGCAGAATTTTATTTAAAAATAAAAGAAAGATTATTTTTAGCAAAGAGTTTTGTGAAAGGTGCAGTAGAAAACATACTGAAAAATCTGAAATACTATCAAAAATCAAAAGATGATATAAAAGATTATGTAAAGTTTATAGAAGAAAAGAAAAATGAAATAGATTTAAAACAAGACATTCCTTCACTTATGGCATTAGAAGGAGAAATAAGAAAATCATATTATGAATCTTTTAATATTATTCTGAATTCTGAAAGCTTTTATTTTGACAAAAGGACAAAAAGACCACCTAATAATCCTTTAAATGCTTTAATAAGCTTTGGAAATTCTCTGCTCTATACAACCGTTCTTAGTCAAATATACAGGACACATTTAGACCCAAGAATTGGCTACCTTCATGAAACAAATCAGAGAAGTTTTACTCTAAATTTAGATATTTCTGAAATTTTTAAGCCTATAATTGTTGATAGAGTGATTTTTAGTTTAGTTAATAAAGGAAAAATAAAAATAGAACATTTTGAAGAAGATGTTGAATTTTCTTATTTGAATGAAAAAGGAAAACAAATTTTTATAAAGGATTTTGAAGAAAAGTTATTTACAACAATAAAGTATAAGAATCTTGGAAATGTATCTTACCGAAGATTAATAAGGCTTGAATGCTATAAACTCTATAAACATTTTTTAGATGAAGAAATTTACAAGCCCTTTATAGCAGAGTGGTGA
- the cas4 gene encoding CRISPR-associated protein Cas4, with translation METSKINGTLIWYYYICQREVWLIGHSIEADQENDFLILGKHIHELFYKGEKKEIFIDNTIKIDILSNKKVIGEIKKSSKFIQSARMQIAFYLYYLKKEKGIEFVGELLIPEERKKEKIILTKEIEYKIEKAIKDITEILKLPKPPKPEKIPYCKNCAYKDMCWS, from the coding sequence ATTGAAACAAGCAAAATAAACGGAACACTTATATGGTATTATTATATTTGTCAAAGAGAAGTTTGGCTAATAGGTCATTCAATAGAAGCTGATCAAGAAAATGATTTTTTAATTTTAGGAAAACATATTCATGAGTTGTTTTATAAAGGTGAAAAGAAAGAAATTTTTATAGATAACACAATAAAAATAGATATTCTCTCCAATAAGAAAGTTATTGGTGAAATTAAAAAATCTTCAAAATTTATTCAAAGTGCCAGAATGCAAATTGCATTTTATTTGTACTATCTTAAAAAAGAAAAAGGTATAGAATTTGTAGGGGAGCTTTTAATTCCAGAAGAGAGGAAAAAAGAAAAAATAATTCTTACAAAAGAGATAGAATATAAGATAGAAAAAGCAATAAAAGATATAACAGAAATTTTAAAACTTCCTAAACCTCCTAAACCTGAAAAAATACCCTACTGTAAAAATTGTGCCTATAAAGATATGTGCTGGAGCTAA